Proteins encoded together in one Acanthopagrus latus isolate v.2019 chromosome 19, fAcaLat1.1, whole genome shotgun sequence window:
- the si:ch73-206p6.1 gene encoding phospholipid scramblase 2: MNMYAVPSPGIPGCPPGLEYLTQVDQLLIKQKVEVVEALVGFESNNKYEVRNSMGQNVFYAVEENDCLSRQCCGPLRPFTIHVLDNFGKEVITVTRPLKCMSCFFPCCLQELEVQSPPGNIVGYIAQQWHPFSPKFLVANEHSEPVLKIHGPFCGWSCLPDVDFEILTMDEVSKIGKISKQWTGLLREAFTDADNFGIQFPIDLDVRMKAVMIGACFLIDFMFFETTN; encoded by the exons GTGGATCAGCTGCTCATCAAACAGAAGGTTGAGGTGGTTGAAG CCCTCGTTGGTTTCGAAAGCAACAACAAGTACGAAGTCCGTAACAGCATGGGCCAGAACGTGTTCTACGCCGTCGAGGAGAACGACTGCCTGAGTCGACAGTGCTGCGGTCCCCTGCGTCCGTTCACCATCCACGTCCTCGACAATTTTGGAAAAGAGGTCATCACAGTCACCAGGCCGCTCAAGTGCATGTCTTGCTTCTTCCCTTGCTGTCTACAAGAG CTGGAGGTGCAGTCTCCCCCTGGCAACATAGTGGGGTACATTGCACAACAGTGGCACCCGTTCTCCCCGAAATTCCTTGTTGCGAACGAACACAGCGAGCCTGTCCTGAAGATCCATGGGCCCTTCTGTGGATGGAGCTGCCTACCAGATGTTGACTTTGAG ATTCTGACGATGGATGAAGTCAGCAAGATCGGGAAAATCAGCAAGCAGTGGACAGGCCTTCTTCGGGAAGCATTCACAGATGCAGACAACTTTGGTATCCAGTTCCCCATCGATCTGGATGTGAGAATGAAGGCCGTCATGATTGGCGCATGTTTTCTTATT GATTTCATGTTCTTTGAGACGACCAACTAG